A stretch of DNA from Geothermobacter hydrogeniphilus:
CCTCGCACCTCGCACCTCGCACCTCGCACCTCGCACCTCGCACCTCGCACCTCGCTCCCTGAACATGCCCGCGACTCAGACAACTGTCAAGAAACTCGCAACACCTCGACTCCCGACGGGACTCACAAAACCGGAGCCGGGTTATTGACAAAAACAGATATAAAAAGTATTCATAACCGTAATTGTCGTTTTAATCTGCTTTTTTCAGGAGGCCGATGTGCTGATCACCCGAGCTACAGAATATGCCATTCGCGCGCTGCTCTACCTGGCCAAACAGCCGAAGGGACAGATCGTTCTGAAGAAGGACATCTGCGCCAGCCAGGACATTACCCCGGCATTTCTGACCAAGATCCTGCAGCCGCTGATCAAGGACGGGGTGGTCGGTTCGCAGCGGGGCGTCGGCGGCGGATTCTTCCTGATCAAGGATCCCGAAGAGGTCACTCTGCTGGATGTCGTCAAAGCTGAAGAGGGCCCCCTCTACCTCAACCACTGCATTGCCGAAGCAGGCATCTGCGAACGGGATGTCTTCTGCCCGATGCACGGCGCCTGGCGCAACATCCGTGAAGAACTGATGCAGACCCTGGCCCGGTACAGTTTCGCCGAACTGGTTGCGATGGAAGAAGAGAACCTCAAACGCCTGGGCAACACCTCCACCTGACCTTTTTTCCGCCTGCCCCATGGACATTCCAACCATTGATCACCGGCAGCTTCTGGAACTGGCGGCGGCACGCATGCCCTTCGGCAAACATGCCGGACAGCGGCTGCTCGACCTGCCGGAACCCTACCTCGTCTGGTTCGCCGGAAAAGGATTTCCACCCGGAAAACTCGGCACCCAGCTGCAGGCCGTCTACGAACTCAAAATCAACGGACTGGAACATCTCCTTGATCCATTGCGTTGACCGTTCTATCCACCTTCCCTCCACTTGTTGATCCCCGTCTCCGGGCAAATGCCCGACAATTTTTGTCAGATTTATTGACGCCGGCCATTTTTTCGTTTATGTTCGCAAATGTCGATGCCGGAGTCCGCCATCGAACGCTTTGTCACGAAGCGGGAATCGCCCATCAACCCATCAGGATCGAACATGGAACGAATCTACCTTGACAACAATGCCACCACCATCGTCGACCCGGCAGTGCGCGACGCCATGGAACCTTTCTACTGTCACATGTACGGCAACCCGAACTCGCTTCATTCCTTCGGCATCGAGGTGCGCCCCTACCTGCACCAGGCCATGGAACAGCTCTATACCGGAATCAACGCTGCCGACGAAGATGATATCGTCATCAATTCCTGCGCCACCGAGGGCAACAACACTGTCATCCTCGGTTTCTATTTCAACCTGCTGAAGGACACGCGCAAGAAACATATCATCACCACCCAGCTCGAACACCCCTGCATCCGCGAATCCTGCCGTTACCTTGAAACCCACGGCGTCAAGGTCACCTACCTCGCCCCGGACCATGACGGCATGATCACCGCCGAGGCGGTCCGGGAAGCGATCACCGACCAGACCGCGCTGGTGTCGGTGATGTGGGCCAACAATGAGACCGGCCTGATCCTGCCCATCAAGGAGATCGCTGAGGTCTGCCGGGAACGTGGCGTCTACCTGCATACCGACGCGGTGCAGGCGATCGGCAAGATCAAGGTTGATGTGCAGGAGGTCCCGGTCGATTTCCTCACCTTCAGCGCCCACAAGTTTCACGGTCCCAAGGGGGTCGGCGGGCTCTATATCCGCAACGGGGTCAGCCTGCCGCCGCTGCTGCACGGCGGTGAGCAGATGGGCGGCCGCCGCGCCGGCACCGTTGATGTCCCGGGGATGGTGGCGATGGGCAAGGCGATGGAACTGGCCAACCAGCACCTGGCGTTCGAACAGACCGAAGTCCGGCGTCTGCGTGACAAGCTGGAAGATGCCCTGCTGAAGATAGATGACGTGCTGGTGGTCGGCAAACGCGAGCTGCGCACCCCCAATACCGTTTACGTCAGTATCCGCGGCGTCGAGGGGGAAGCACTGATCTGGGATCTGAACCAGAACGGCATCGCCGCCTCGACCGGCAGCGCCTGCGCCTCGGAATCCCTGGAAGCGAGCCCGATTCTGACCGCCATCGGCGCCGACAAGGAACTGGCCCACACCGGCGTGCGCCTGTCCCTGTCGCGCTTCACCACCGAGCAGGAGATCGATTTCACGATCTACACCATCAGCAAGGCGGTGATGCGGCTGCGGCAGCTGTCGACGTCGTATTAAACAAAGAAGATCGGCCAAGGGCGAAGGGCCAAAGGTTTTAGTCGGTTTTTTCCCTTTTGCCTTTGGCCGTCAGCCATTAGCCGCCAGTTGGTTGGATATTTCCCCGGCGGCCCGAAAGATTTACCAAAGAACTGAACAGGAGCAACAACCATGGGCAAAAGTGACCTGATCGGCGGCGAACTCTGGGAACAGTATTCGAACAAGGTTGCCGACCGCATGAACAATCCGCGCCACTTCGGCGTCCTCACCGAAGACGATGCCAAACAACTCGGCGGCAGACTGGTGATTGCCGACGAGGGGGCCGAATCCTGCGGTGACACGGTGCGCCTCTTCTGGATCGTCGATCCGGAAACTGACATTATCAAGAAAGCGACCTTCAAATCCTTCGGCTGCGGGACCGCCATCGCCGCCACCGACATGATGGCCGAAATGTGCATCGGCAAGACCGTCGACGAAGCGGCGAAAATTACCAACCTCGACGTCGAGCACGCCCTGCGCGACGAAAAGGACCAGGCCGCGGTGCCGCCGCAGAAGATGCACTGCAGCGTCATGGCCTACGAGGTCATTAAACGCGCCACCTCGATCTACCGCGGGGTCGATATCGCTACCCTGGCCGAAGCCGATATTGTCTGCGAATGTGCCCGCGTCACTCTGCAGACGGTCGAAGACGCGATCCGCATCAACGACCTGAAAACGGTCGAGGAAATCACCGACTACACCAAAGCCGGCGCCTTCTGCAAATCCTGCATCCATCCCGGCGGCCACGAAAAGCGCGAACACTACCTGGTCGACATTCTCGCCCGGGTGCGGGCCGAGATCGAACGCGAACGCAATCCTGACCAGGTCCCGTCCGACTTCACCAAGCTCTCCGTGGTCAAGCAGATCAAGGCCATTGAAGCAGCCCTCGACCAACATATCCGCCCGGCACTGGCCCGCGACGGCGGCGGTATCGAACTGGAGGACGTCACCCCGGGCGAGGACGGCACCGTGCTGGTCCACCTCGCCTACCAGGGCTCCTGCAAAGGCTGCGCCGGCAGCCTGGCCGGTACGCTGACTTTCGTCGAACGAACCCTGCGCCAGGAGGTCAGCGACAAGATCCGCGGGGTCGTGGTCTGACGTCAGAGTTTACCGAACAGGCCGACAGAATCAACCCCGACAACCCATGACAGGGAATTCGCCATGCAGATGTTCGTTCATCTGCTACTGATAAGCTGCATCTTCGCACTGGCGACTCCCGCCGGAGCGGCGGAAAAGAACCGCACCTTCCGGACCTGGCTGGCTGAATTGCGCGCAGAGGCCCGGACGGCGGGGATATCGCAGCAGACCATTGACAAGGCCCTGGCGACAGTCTGGACGCCGCGCAACCAGGTCATCAGGCTTGACCGCAACCAGCCCGAGTTCAAACAATCGCTCAAGGCCTATGTCGCGAACCGTATCAACGACCGACGGGTCGCCAACGGTCGAACCATGCTGCGGCGCTATCCGACCTGGCTCGGCCGTGTCGAGCAGCGTTACGGCGTTCAGCGACGCTTCATCCTCGCCCTCTGGGGCATTGAAACCGGCTATGGCGAGAACAGCGGCAATTTCCCCGTGATCCGCTCCCTGGTCACCCTGGCCTACGACAGCCGCCGTTCCGACTATTTCCGCGGCGAACTGATCGAGGCGCTGAGGATTCTCGACGCCGGGCAGGTTCGCCTGGCACGCATGAAGGGCTCCTGGGCCGGGGCGATGGGGCAATGCCAGTTCATGCCCTCCGCGTTCCGTGACTTCGCCGTCGACGCCGACCACAGTGGCCGCATTGACATCTGGGGTTCAATCCCCGACGTGCTCGGTTCCATCGCCAACTACCTGTCACGCTCCGGTTGGAAGGACGACCAGACCTGGGGCCGTGAAGTGAAGCTGCCGAAGGGGTTCGACTTTTCCGTTGTTGGACTGGAAACCCGCCTGCCCCTCTCCCGCTGGCAGGCCCTCGGCGTACGGCGCAGCAACGGCCGCACCCTGCCCCGCCGCGAGATTGAAGCCTCGCTGATTCTCCCCGACGGTCCCAAGGGCCCGGCCTACCTGGTTTACGACAATTTCCGCGTACTGCGCAGATGGAACCGTTCCAACGCCTTTGCCGTGGCGGTCGGCACCCTGGCCGACCGGCTTGCGGCTCCCTGAACCGCCTCCGGGGGAGATGGACAAAAAAATGACCGGACGACCACAGGGGTCGTCCGGTCATTTTTCGGTCAACTGGCTGATGGAACAGGTCAGAGGATCGGCTTCATCCCTTCCATCGCCGCACGCAGTTCCTCACCGACCTCCTCGACAAGGTGACAACGAATCGCTTCGTTGACGGCGACCAGGGTCTGGTTATCGACCTGGTTGTCCTTGACATCCAGTCCCTTGCCGATCACGTCGGTGCCGACTTTGGCCATGAAGTCCTGCAACAGCGGCACGCAGGCATGGGAGAAGAGGTAGCAGCCGTACTCGGCAGTATCGGAGATGATGCGGTTCATCTCGTAGAGCTTCTTGCGGGCGATGGTGTTGGCGATCAGCGGCGTCTCGTGCAGCGACTCGTAGTAGGCCGACTCCGGCTCAATCCCCGACTCGACCATGGTCTCGAAGGCGAGTTCGACCCCGGCCTTGACCATGGCGACCATCAGGATGCCGTGGTCGAAGTATTCCTGCTCGGTGATCCCGCTGGCGGACTCGGTGATCTCGAAGGCGGTCTTCGAAGTCTCCTCGCGCCAACCGAGCAGCTTGGCGTCATCATTGGCCCAGTCCTCCATCATGGTCCGGGAGAACTCGCCGGAGAGGATGTCGTCCATGTGCTTGATGAAGAGCGGACGCAGGATCTCCTTCAGCTCTTCGGCCAGCTTGTAGGCGACCAGCTTGGCGGGATTGGCGAGACGATCCATCATATTGGTGATGCCGCCGTGCTTGAGCGCCTCGGTGATGGTCTCCCAGCCGTACTGGATCAGCCCGGCGGCGTAGCCGGCCTCGATGCCGCCGGCGACCATCTTGTCGAAGCAGAGCAGCGAACCGGCCTGCAGCATACCGCAGAGAATGGTCTGCTCACCCATCAGGTCGGACTTGACCTCGGCGACGAAGGAGGATTCGAGCACCCCGGCGCGGTCACCGCCCTGGGCCGAGGCAAGCGCCTTGGCGATCTCCAGGCCGTCACCGTTGGGGTCGTTCTCACCGTGTACGGCGATCAGGGTCGGCACCCCGAAGCCGCGCTTGTACTCCTCGCGCACCTCGGTGCCGGGGCACTTGGGAGCGACCATGATGACGGTCAGATCCTTGCGGATCTCGGTGCCTTCTTCGACGATGTTGAAACCGTGGGCATAGGAGAAGACCGCGCCCTGCTTCATCAGCGGCACCACGGTTTCCACCACGTTGCTGTGCTGCTTGTCGGGAGCGAGGTTCATGACGATGTCAGCGGTCGGCAGCATCTCCTCGTAGGAACCGACCTTGAAACCGTTCTCGGTGGCGTTGCGCCAGGACTGGCGCTTTTCGTCGATGGCGCCCTGACGCAGGGTGTAGGCGACATCGAGCCCGCTGTCACGCATGTTGAGCCCCTGGTTGAGACCCTGGGCGCCGCAGCCGACGATGACGATCTTCTTGCCCTTGACGTACTCGCAGCCGTTGGCGAACTCAGCAGCTTCCATGAAACGACAGGTGCCCAGCTCCTGCATTTGGCGGCGGAACGGCAACGAACTGAAATAATTCTGAGCCATGATTCTCTCTCCTTTAGAGGTCAGCGGAATTGTGTGGTCTGATCCGGGATGCAATCATAACGCACTTTAAAGGATGCGCATTGTTGCGTAAATTGATTTATTGTGGATATTGTGTTGCTAAATATGCAATATTGAAATGATCATGGATATCAACGAACTGGAAATCTTTCTCAGCGTCGCCGAACAGTTGCACTTCGGCCGCGCCAGCCAGGCCTGCAACCTCAGCCCCTCGGCGCTGACACGTACCATTCAGCGGCTGGAGACCCAACTCGGACAGACCCTGTTTCTTCGCGATAACCGCAGCGTTGCCCTGTCCGCAACCGGAGAGCGATTTCGCGACTATGCCCGCAAGGCTGTCAGCGACTGGTACAGCTTCCGGGACAGCCTGCGGACCAGTGATGAAGTTTCGGGCAGTCTCTCACTCTACGCCTCGATCACCGCCGTCTACAGCCTACTGCCGGATCTGCTGGAGGCTTATCGCCAGGCCTATCCCGAAGTGCATCTCGAACTGCGTACCGGGGCCGCCGAGCAGGCCCTGCCGCAACTGCAGAGCGGCCAGATCGACGTGGCCGTCGCCGCCCTGCCGGACCGCCTCGGCCCCCGGATCGAATTCCTGCCGATCGCCACCACACCGCTGATCTTCATCGCCCCGGCCGTCAAAACCGGCAACGGCGCCCCGAATGACATCCCGTCTTTCAGAATGGCGGACACCCCGCTGGTGGTGCCACGCGGCGGCCAGTCACGGCGGCGCCTCGACCAGTGGTTCAAAGAACAGCAACTGCGTCCGAACATCAGCTCCGAAGTCTCCGGCAACGAGGCGATCATCGCCATGGTCCGGCTCGGCGTCGGGGTCGGCGTCGTCCCGCAACTGGTGCTGGAACGCAGTCCCTTCCGCGACGAGATGCGCATCCTGGAAGATGCCCCCCGACTCGAACCCTACATCGTCGGACTCTGCACCAGCCGCAAAAATCTCCGCCGCCCGGCGGTCAAGGCCTTCTGGCAACTGGGGGAACAGGGCTCGGGCTGAAACCTGAATCAGTGAGAAGAGACAAAAAACACCCTGGAGACCAGGAGGGTGAGTCA
This window harbors:
- a CDS encoding RrF2 family transcriptional regulator; translated protein: MLITRATEYAIRALLYLAKQPKGQIVLKKDICASQDITPAFLTKILQPLIKDGVVGSQRGVGGGFFLIKDPEEVTLLDVVKAEEGPLYLNHCIAEAGICERDVFCPMHGAWRNIREELMQTLARYSFAELVAMEEENLKRLGNTST
- a CDS encoding DUF3820 family protein, with amino-acid sequence MDIPTIDHRQLLELAAARMPFGKHAGQRLLDLPEPYLVWFAGKGFPPGKLGTQLQAVYELKINGLEHLLDPLR
- a CDS encoding NifS family cysteine desulfurase; protein product: MERIYLDNNATTIVDPAVRDAMEPFYCHMYGNPNSLHSFGIEVRPYLHQAMEQLYTGINAADEDDIVINSCATEGNNTVILGFYFNLLKDTRKKHIITTQLEHPCIRESCRYLETHGVKVTYLAPDHDGMITAEAVREAITDQTALVSVMWANNETGLILPIKEIAEVCRERGVYLHTDAVQAIGKIKVDVQEVPVDFLTFSAHKFHGPKGVGGLYIRNGVSLPPLLHGGEQMGGRRAGTVDVPGMVAMGKAMELANQHLAFEQTEVRRLRDKLEDALLKIDDVLVVGKRELRTPNTVYVSIRGVEGEALIWDLNQNGIAASTGSACASESLEASPILTAIGADKELAHTGVRLSLSRFTTEQEIDFTIYTISKAVMRLRQLSTSY
- a CDS encoding iron-sulfur cluster assembly scaffold protein yields the protein MGKSDLIGGELWEQYSNKVADRMNNPRHFGVLTEDDAKQLGGRLVIADEGAESCGDTVRLFWIVDPETDIIKKATFKSFGCGTAIAATDMMAEMCIGKTVDEAAKITNLDVEHALRDEKDQAAVPPQKMHCSVMAYEVIKRATSIYRGVDIATLAEADIVCECARVTLQTVEDAIRINDLKTVEEITDYTKAGAFCKSCIHPGGHEKREHYLVDILARVRAEIERERNPDQVPSDFTKLSVVKQIKAIEAALDQHIRPALARDGGGIELEDVTPGEDGTVLVHLAYQGSCKGCAGSLAGTLTFVERTLRQEVSDKIRGVVV
- a CDS encoding lytic murein transglycosylase, which gives rise to MQMFVHLLLISCIFALATPAGAAEKNRTFRTWLAELRAEARTAGISQQTIDKALATVWTPRNQVIRLDRNQPEFKQSLKAYVANRINDRRVANGRTMLRRYPTWLGRVEQRYGVQRRFILALWGIETGYGENSGNFPVIRSLVTLAYDSRRSDYFRGELIEALRILDAGQVRLARMKGSWAGAMGQCQFMPSAFRDFAVDADHSGRIDIWGSIPDVLGSIANYLSRSGWKDDQTWGREVKLPKGFDFSVVGLETRLPLSRWQALGVRRSNGRTLPRREIEASLILPDGPKGPAYLVYDNFRVLRRWNRSNAFAVAVGTLADRLAAP
- the ilvC gene encoding ketol-acid reductoisomerase; amino-acid sequence: MAQNYFSSLPFRRQMQELGTCRFMEAAEFANGCEYVKGKKIVIVGCGAQGLNQGLNMRDSGLDVAYTLRQGAIDEKRQSWRNATENGFKVGSYEEMLPTADIVMNLAPDKQHSNVVETVVPLMKQGAVFSYAHGFNIVEEGTEIRKDLTVIMVAPKCPGTEVREEYKRGFGVPTLIAVHGENDPNGDGLEIAKALASAQGGDRAGVLESSFVAEVKSDLMGEQTILCGMLQAGSLLCFDKMVAGGIEAGYAAGLIQYGWETITEALKHGGITNMMDRLANPAKLVAYKLAEELKEILRPLFIKHMDDILSGEFSRTMMEDWANDDAKLLGWREETSKTAFEITESASGITEQEYFDHGILMVAMVKAGVELAFETMVESGIEPESAYYESLHETPLIANTIARKKLYEMNRIISDTAEYGCYLFSHACVPLLQDFMAKVGTDVIGKGLDVKDNQVDNQTLVAVNEAIRCHLVEEVGEELRAAMEGMKPIL
- the ilvY gene encoding HTH-type transcriptional activator IlvY — encoded protein: MDINELEIFLSVAEQLHFGRASQACNLSPSALTRTIQRLETQLGQTLFLRDNRSVALSATGERFRDYARKAVSDWYSFRDSLRTSDEVSGSLSLYASITAVYSLLPDLLEAYRQAYPEVHLELRTGAAEQALPQLQSGQIDVAVAALPDRLGPRIEFLPIATTPLIFIAPAVKTGNGAPNDIPSFRMADTPLVVPRGGQSRRRLDQWFKEQQLRPNISSEVSGNEAIIAMVRLGVGVGVVPQLVLERSPFRDEMRILEDAPRLEPYIVGLCTSRKNLRRPAVKAFWQLGEQGSG